The genomic stretch CCAATCGCGCCTCCGCGTGCGGTTTGCGCTCTTGTGGGCGGCGCTCCCGCGTAGTATCCTCTACCAAGCCTGCTGCGGGATGCTGGTGCAGATCCTCCGGTCGGCTACTCCTTCCCGCGCGGACCTCCCCGTGACACCTTCCTCCGGCAATTCACGGTCGTACTGCCACCCCCAAGCCGTCGCTGTGCAAACAATCCCTGCGTGACGGGCGAGAATTCACGGACATCCTTCCCGCTGAGAGTGCCCGGCACATGCAAATCCCACGGTTCTTCCGCGCGCTCGCACCCCTCGCGGCGCTCGCGGCGTTCGCCGCGTGCGACCGGTCAGCCACGGAGCTGCTGACCTCCGCACGTGCGCCCGGCGACGTGGCCCCGCTGCTTTCGGCCGGCGCCGACGCCATCCCGGGCCGCTACGTGGTGGTCCTGAACGCCGACGTGGCCAGCCCGGCCGCGGTGGCGCACGAGATGGTGCGGGTGCACGGCGGCCGCCTTCACTTCAGCTACTCGGCGGCCCTCAAGGGCTTCGCGGCCACCCTGAGCCCCGAAGCGGTGGAAGAGCTGCGGCGCAATCCGCAGGTGAAGTACGTGGCCCCCGACGCCTGGGCCTACCCCGTACAGACGCAGCAGCCCAACGCCACCTGGGGGCTGGACCGCATCGACCAGCGCACGCTTCCCCTGAACGGCACCTACGGCTACGGCACCACCGGCGAGGGGGTGCGCGTGTACGTGATCGACAGCGGCATCCGCACCACCCACGTGCAGTTCGCCGGCCGCGCCAGCGTGGGCGCCGACTTCGTGGGCGACGGCCAGAACGGCCAGGACTGCAGGGGCCACGGCACCCACGTGGCCGGCACCATCGCCGGCACCACCCACGGTGTTGCCAAGGGCGCGCAGGTGGTCGCCGTGCGCGTCTTCGGATGCACGGGCGGCGCCACCTACTCCACCGTCATCGCCGCGGTGGACTGGGTCACCGCCAACGCGGTGAAGCCGGCGGTGGCGAACATGTCGCTGGGCGGCGGCGTGTACGCCCCCGTGAACGACGCCGTGACGGCCTCCATCGCCTCGGGCGTGACGTACGCCGTGTCGGCCGGCAACAGCAACGCGGACGCCTGCACCGCGTCTCCAGCGAGCACCCCGGGCGCCCTCACCGTGGGCTCGACCGCGTCCAACGACGGGCGGTCGTCCTTCTCCAACTGGGGAACGTGCGTCGACCTGTTCGCGCCGGGTTCCGCCATCACGAGCGCCTGGTTCACCAGCGACTCCGCCACGAACACCATCAGCGGCACGTCGATGGCCGCACCCCACGTAGCGGGCGTGGCCGCGCTGTACCTGCAGAGCCATCCCACGGCGGCGCCGGCGGCCGTGGCCCAGGCCATCGACAGCACCGCTTCCAGCGGGGTCGTCCTTGACCCGATGGGCTCGCCCAACAAGCTGCTGTTCTCGCCGCTCACCGTTCCGGCCCCGGCCCCGAAGATCGTCCTGAACCCCGGCGTGCTGCGGTTCACGTTCCTGCGGGTCCCGGCGGCAGCGGCTTCGGCCGCGGCGGCGGACACCGGCGCCCCGCAGCTCTTCACGGCCAGCGGCGCGGGAGAACCCAGGCAGGGGCCCCGTGAGTTCGACGCCCTGTACGCCGCCACGGTCACGGACTCGGCCGTTTCCGGTCCGATCAAGCTCACGAACACCGGTAACGCCGCGCTGAACTGGACGGCATCCGCAGACCGCCCCTGGCTGGAGGCAGACCCCACCGAGGGCACCCTGAACAGCGGCTACGACGCCATCCTGCACGCCACCGTTTCCGGCGGCTCGCTGGCCCTGGGCACGCACTCGGGCAAGCTGGCGGTGCACGACTCCGCGGCCGGCATCGCCACCGGCTACGTGGACGTGGTGGTGAACGTGGCGACCGTGGCGGTCCTCAC from Longimicrobium sp. encodes the following:
- a CDS encoding S8 family serine peptidase; this encodes MQIPRFFRALAPLAALAAFAACDRSATELLTSARAPGDVAPLLSAGADAIPGRYVVVLNADVASPAAVAHEMVRVHGGRLHFSYSAALKGFAATLSPEAVEELRRNPQVKYVAPDAWAYPVQTQQPNATWGLDRIDQRTLPLNGTYGYGTTGEGVRVYVIDSGIRTTHVQFAGRASVGADFVGDGQNGQDCRGHGTHVAGTIAGTTHGVAKGAQVVAVRVFGCTGGATYSTVIAAVDWVTANAVKPAVANMSLGGGVYAPVNDAVTASIASGVTYAVSAGNSNADACTASPASTPGALTVGSTASNDGRSSFSNWGTCVDLFAPGSAITSAWFTSDSATNTISGTSMAAPHVAGVAALYLQSHPTAAPAAVAQAIDSTASSGVVLDPMGSPNKLLFSPLTVPAPAPKIVLNPGVLRFTFLRVPAAAASAAAADTGAPQLFTASGAGEPRQGPREFDALYAATVTDSAVSGPIKLTNTGNAALNWTASADRPWLEADPTEGTLNSGYDAILHATVSGGSLALGTHSGKLAVHDSAAGIATGYVDVVVNVATVAVLTPGTPRTGLAAPTGSETFYSVTVPRGVTSLTIKTSGGTGDADLYVRQGNAPTLTEYDCRPSMGGNVEACTAQFPAPGTYYVMLRGSSSYAGVTLSAAFGGPPTAPASLTAAVETPTSVLLNWADRSVNETSFTVSRRSMTGATTWTAWHDVATPGANATSASTGGLTGDSTYQYRIRSCGAAGCSAWAASAPITMPTPAPGRPAAPTGAAAAAVSNTRIRVTWTDASSSETSFNVARRMQNSFDGTLGPSQIVGSPGPNATTYADSTVTAGQTYRYYVRACNGAGCSTWASTANVSAPIIPMAPTGVAGTVVSATQVQVSWTDASSTETSFIVSRRMLNLDGTWAAAQKLGSPAANATSFADGTATGGKTYRYYVRACNERGCSDWGVSGNVVTPAP